Proteins from one Streptosporangium becharense genomic window:
- a CDS encoding ATP-binding protein: MQPKKLLETFLDSAHRSVGQARREVRERLGPDHPLVEDVVQVVSELVANAVDHADHGTVDDLIGLTVTLTADSVLVEVSDPGSAASSPHIPRDRSAAAEDGRGLLIVDRLSEGRWGTREHGRGLGRTVWCTVPRTVPRTVPRAVRESPADETPQPLSREVTPQ; the protein is encoded by the coding sequence ATGCAACCGAAAAAGCTCCTAGAGACGTTTCTGGACAGTGCCCACCGGTCCGTCGGTCAGGCACGCCGCGAGGTGCGAGAACGGCTCGGCCCGGATCACCCCCTCGTGGAGGACGTCGTCCAGGTGGTCTCCGAGCTGGTGGCCAACGCCGTCGACCACGCCGACCACGGCACGGTGGACGACCTGATCGGCCTGACGGTGACCCTCACCGCCGACTCCGTCCTTGTCGAGGTCTCCGACCCCGGTTCCGCCGCCAGCTCACCGCACATCCCGCGTGACCGCTCCGCCGCCGCCGAGGACGGCCGCGGCCTGCTCATCGTCGACCGGCTCTCCGAGGGGCGGTGGGGCACCCGGGAGCACGGGCGCGGGCTGGGCCGGACCGTCTGGTGCACCGTGCCCCGAACCGTGCCCCGAACCGTGCCCCGCGCCGTACGGGAGTCACCCGCCGACGAGACGCCGCAGCCGTTGTCGCGCGAGGTCACCCCGCAGTGA
- a CDS encoding response regulator transcription factor → MSIRVLVVDDHPLFRHGLRALLEQVGGTQVVGEAGTGDEAVSLALSLDPDVVLMDLVMPGTSGIEATRQLIDRRPELGVLVLTMSEDDGSVFAALRAGARGYVLKGTGGGDLIAAVQAVARGEAVYGPAVARRIRRFLTGTTQATPFPELTPREREVLDLLASGRTNAEIARTLFISHKTVKNHLTSVFAKLQVADRAQAMLRARRAGLGD, encoded by the coding sequence GTGAGCATCCGGGTGCTGGTGGTGGACGACCACCCGCTCTTCCGGCACGGACTGCGCGCGCTGCTGGAGCAGGTCGGCGGCACGCAGGTCGTCGGCGAGGCCGGAACCGGTGACGAGGCGGTCTCCCTGGCGCTCTCCCTCGACCCGGACGTGGTGCTGATGGACCTGGTGATGCCGGGCACCTCGGGGATCGAGGCGACCAGGCAGCTGATCGACCGGCGCCCCGAGCTGGGGGTGCTCGTGCTGACCATGAGCGAGGACGACGGCTCGGTCTTCGCCGCCCTGCGCGCGGGTGCCCGGGGGTATGTCCTCAAGGGCACCGGCGGCGGCGACCTGATCGCCGCCGTCCAGGCGGTGGCCCGGGGCGAGGCGGTGTACGGCCCGGCCGTGGCCCGCCGCATCCGGCGTTTCCTCACCGGCACGACGCAGGCGACGCCCTTCCCCGAGCTGACCCCGCGCGAGCGCGAGGTCCTCGACCTGCTGGCCTCCGGCCGGACCAACGCCGAGATCGCCAGGACGCTCTTCATCAGCCACAAGACCGTCAAGAACCACCTGACCTCGGTCTTCGCCAAGCTTCAGGTGGCGGATCGGGCACAGGCCATGCTCCGGGCCCGCCGCGCGGGCCTCGGCGACTGA
- a CDS encoding sensor histidine kinase, with product MRSRWWPWTIPVLCCVAVAAGVAMTVQRPVGDVAYLVLDAVGGVAFPLPGALLATRRPRNPLGWLFCLAGSGLAAQALAGGYAVHGGIHGWAGTGWAAWTANWVFFLGFGPLFLLPILLPDGRPPSPRWRPAVTALVLALAVLQVLLMFRDRTWLWGREEPSRFGFIPTPFLTVSTGIVISALAVAGVGALAVRIRRAEDRRQLLPVLAAAVVIALSTVVTSVWADPVWAWLDVLTLPLLPVATAVSILRYRLFDVELLLRRTFVYALVTALLLGAYLVTVATVRTLLGWGGDLLATAVVAVAFSPARAAVQRAVGRLLFGDRGDPASALSQLGQRLEASAEPTRLLDGAAETVARTLRLPSVAVLAADGTPVSVFGGVPAEGARLALQSGGHEEGELRAAYRSRGEELSRADLAVLGDLARHLAVALAAVRLAGEVQESRERLVLAREEERRRLRRDLHDGLGPGLAAIGVRLDLIAAGAPAALREPLAEVGGLTRELVGDVRRIVHDLRPSALDELGLDGALEDLTLDLDGEAAVSVEIGRPLPELPAAVEVAAYRIAQEALTNAVKHAGASRIGVAVSTADGDLVLRIHDDGRGLPGTLVEGVGSSSMRERAAELGGTLTRTSGPGGGTTVEAVLPLGRPLRPRPPHGEEPT from the coding sequence GTGAGAAGCCGTTGGTGGCCGTGGACGATCCCGGTGCTGTGCTGCGTGGCGGTCGCGGCGGGCGTGGCGATGACCGTCCAGCGGCCCGTCGGGGACGTCGCCTATCTGGTGCTGGACGCCGTGGGGGGCGTCGCCTTCCCGCTGCCCGGCGCGCTCCTCGCCACCCGCAGGCCCCGTAACCCGCTCGGCTGGCTGTTCTGCCTGGCCGGCTCCGGGCTCGCCGCCCAGGCGCTGGCCGGCGGGTACGCGGTGCACGGCGGGATCCACGGCTGGGCGGGGACCGGCTGGGCCGCCTGGACGGCGAACTGGGTGTTCTTCCTCGGTTTCGGGCCCCTGTTCCTGCTGCCGATCCTGCTGCCGGACGGCCGCCCGCCGTCGCCGCGGTGGCGGCCCGCCGTGACTGCCCTGGTTCTGGCGCTGGCCGTGCTCCAGGTCCTGCTGATGTTCCGTGACCGCACCTGGTTGTGGGGGCGTGAGGAGCCCAGCCGTTTCGGCTTCATCCCCACGCCGTTCCTCACGGTCTCCACCGGGATCGTGATCAGTGCGCTGGCCGTCGCGGGGGTGGGTGCGCTGGCCGTGCGGATCCGGCGGGCCGAGGATCGCCGTCAGCTCCTGCCCGTGCTGGCCGCGGCGGTCGTCATCGCGCTGTCCACCGTCGTCACCTCGGTGTGGGCCGACCCCGTCTGGGCGTGGCTGGACGTGCTGACCCTGCCGCTGCTGCCGGTGGCCACCGCGGTCTCGATCCTCCGTTACCGGCTGTTCGACGTCGAGCTGCTGCTGCGCCGCACCTTCGTCTACGCCCTGGTCACCGCCCTGTTGCTGGGCGCCTATCTGGTCACGGTCGCCACGGTCCGCACCCTGCTCGGCTGGGGCGGCGACCTGCTCGCCACAGCGGTGGTCGCGGTGGCCTTCAGCCCGGCGCGCGCGGCGGTGCAACGGGCGGTGGGCCGCCTGCTGTTCGGCGACCGCGGGGATCCGGCCTCCGCGTTGTCGCAGCTCGGCCAGCGGCTGGAGGCGTCGGCCGAGCCGACCCGGCTGCTCGACGGGGCCGCCGAGACCGTGGCGCGCACGCTACGGCTGCCCTCGGTGGCCGTGCTCGCCGCGGACGGCACACCGGTGTCGGTCTTCGGCGGCGTCCCCGCGGAAGGGGCACGGCTGGCGCTGCAGAGCGGCGGACACGAGGAGGGCGAGTTGCGCGCCGCGTACCGGTCGCGGGGGGAGGAGCTGTCCCGAGCCGACCTCGCCGTGCTCGGCGACCTCGCCCGCCATCTGGCCGTCGCGCTGGCGGCGGTGCGGCTGGCCGGGGAGGTGCAGGAGTCCCGGGAGCGGCTGGTCCTCGCCCGGGAGGAGGAGCGGCGCAGACTCCGCCGTGACCTGCACGACGGTCTCGGGCCCGGTCTGGCGGCCATCGGCGTACGGCTCGACCTGATCGCGGCCGGCGCGCCCGCCGCGCTGCGCGAGCCGCTGGCGGAGGTCGGCGGGCTCACCCGGGAGCTCGTCGGCGACGTCCGCCGCATCGTGCACGACCTGCGTCCCTCGGCCCTGGACGAGCTCGGCCTGGACGGCGCACTGGAGGATCTCACCCTGGATCTCGACGGTGAGGCCGCGGTCTCCGTCGAGATCGGCCGGCCGCTTCCGGAGCTGCCCGCCGCGGTGGAGGTCGCGGCCTACCGGATCGCCCAGGAGGCCCTGACCAACGCCGTCAAGCACGCCGGGGCGTCCCGGATCGGGGTCGCGGTGAGCACCGCGGACGGAGACCTGGTCCTGCGGATCCACGACGACGGCCGGGGGCTGCCCGGCACCCTCGTCGAAGGCGTGGGATCATCCAGCATGCGTGAGCGCGCCGCGGAGCTCGGCGGCACGCTCACCAGGACGTCCGGCCCCGGTGGGGGCACGACCGTGGAGGCGGTGCTCCCGCTGGGGCGCCCCCTCCGCCCACGACCACCCCACGGGGAGGAGCCGACGTGA
- a CDS encoding CPBP family intramembrane glutamic endopeptidase, producing MSSDRQLIVFAVALPALVLPTVALAVSQGADVNHIESAPVSAQLALYGQAFLPAIAALITTRRLDWGFRRAPWRILALALALPVLCAGLGHTVAWLTGAARFTPVPAWEILQGLPGLAFFLLLALGEQLGWSSLLAVRLARTFSRAATAVIVGLAWSAFHYPLMLFVPGAVDSDVPVAYAVLWFTVDTVAMAFPLVWLRLRTGSIWPVLVFHAVLNVSLYHVFTPLTSGGSPWLVGEGGALTASVTVLVVLATWRLWRGGPVAGRGEDAPVSAGAR from the coding sequence ATGTCCAGTGATCGCCAGCTCATCGTCTTCGCCGTCGCGCTGCCCGCGCTCGTGCTCCCCACCGTCGCCCTCGCCGTGTCGCAGGGAGCGGACGTGAACCACATCGAATCGGCGCCGGTCTCCGCCCAGCTCGCCCTGTACGGGCAGGCGTTCCTCCCCGCGATCGCCGCGCTGATCACCACCCGCCGCCTCGACTGGGGCTTCCGCCGGGCCCCCTGGCGGATCTTGGCCCTGGCCCTGGCCCTGCCCGTGCTCTGTGCCGGGCTGGGGCACACCGTCGCGTGGCTGACCGGGGCCGCGCGGTTCACTCCCGTTCCGGCCTGGGAGATACTGCAGGGGCTGCCCGGCCTCGCGTTCTTCCTGCTGCTGGCCCTGGGGGAGCAACTCGGTTGGAGCTCGCTGCTGGCCGTGCGGCTGGCGAGGACCTTCAGCCGCGCCGCGACGGCTGTGATCGTCGGCCTGGCCTGGTCGGCCTTCCACTACCCCCTGATGCTCTTCGTGCCCGGCGCGGTGGACTCGGACGTGCCCGTGGCGTACGCGGTGCTGTGGTTCACCGTGGACACGGTGGCGATGGCCTTCCCGCTGGTGTGGCTGCGGCTGCGCACCGGGAGCATCTGGCCCGTGCTGGTGTTCCACGCCGTGCTCAACGTGTCGCTCTACCACGTGTTCACGCCCCTGACCTCCGGGGGATCGCCCTGGCTGGTGGGTGAGGGCGGCGCCCTCACCGCGTCGGTCACCGTCCTGGTCGTGCTCGCGACCTGGCGTCTGTGGCGGGGCGGTCCGGTGGCCGGCCGGGGAGAGGACGCACCGGTCTCCGCCGGCGCGAGGTGA
- a CDS encoding RNA polymerase sigma factor → MNRRAKATTSGHHGGGSIWRTGTRARKRDDGKAPAPDTRARPGGVPEREGPASGARTDDARVIARIAWGDPQALTELYERYARPLFAFLYRLAGDRGTAEEILQDTLLAVWRSAHTYQGRSTVGTWLFGVARRQAHNRLRATPPPLAADPFDRPDPAPGPEELATGDDRVQKALARLPLAQREVVVLAFLDDLGHREIAEVLGIPVGTVKSRLHHARATLRECIDERLA, encoded by the coding sequence ATGAACCGAAGAGCGAAGGCCACGACGTCAGGTCACCACGGCGGCGGGAGCATATGGCGGACAGGCACGCGGGCGCGGAAGAGAGACGACGGGAAGGCGCCCGCACCGGACACGCGGGCCCGTCCCGGGGGCGTCCCGGAGCGGGAGGGGCCGGCGTCCGGGGCACGGACGGACGACGCGCGCGTCATCGCCCGGATCGCCTGGGGAGACCCCCAGGCGCTGACGGAACTGTACGAACGCTACGCCAGGCCGCTGTTCGCGTTCCTGTACCGCCTGGCCGGGGACCGGGGCACGGCCGAGGAGATCCTGCAGGACACCCTGCTGGCCGTGTGGCGCTCCGCGCACACCTACCAGGGCCGCTCCACCGTCGGCACCTGGCTGTTCGGGGTGGCGCGCAGGCAGGCGCACAACCGCCTGCGCGCCACCCCGCCCCCGCTCGCGGCCGATCCGTTCGACCGGCCGGACCCCGCCCCCGGCCCCGAGGAGCTGGCCACGGGCGACGACCGGGTGCAGAAGGCGCTGGCACGACTGCCGCTGGCCCAGCGCGAGGTGGTCGTGCTCGCCTTCCTCGACGACCTGGGCCACCGGGAGATCGCCGAGGTGCTCGGCATCCCCGTCGGCACGGTGAAGAGCCGCCTCCACCATGCCCGTGCGACCCTCAGGGAGTGCATCGATGAACGACTGGCCTGA
- a CDS encoding HRDC domain-containing protein has product MTDETTVVPLLEPREGIPPVIEDQQDLARVVRAFAGGTGPVAVDAERASGYRYSGRAYLVQLRRAGAGSALIDPIRCPDLSGLDTALADAEVVLHAASQDLPCLAELGFHPRRLFDTELAGRLLGYERVGLGMMVENVLGLKLEKGHSAADWSTRPLPEDWLRYAALDVEVLIELRDILHEELRATGKLGWAQEEFAAVLAYRSPGPRSDPWRRTSGIHKVRSLRGLAVVRELWTLRDELARSSDVAPGRVLPDSAIVAAALELPRTTKALTDIAPFTGRSARRHLRDWLAAIGAARSLPDSELPQPSAQGDGPPPANRWMDRDPVAARRLAAARAVVAALADEHHMPTENLIQPDAIRRLTWEPPEVVDDGTVAARLRELGAREWQIGLTAHPIAKALLRLETKGEI; this is encoded by the coding sequence GTGACCGACGAGACGACCGTAGTTCCGCTGCTGGAACCCCGTGAGGGGATCCCGCCCGTCATCGAGGACCAGCAAGACCTCGCGCGCGTCGTGCGCGCCTTCGCCGGGGGCACCGGCCCCGTCGCCGTGGACGCCGAGCGCGCCTCCGGCTACCGCTACAGCGGCCGCGCCTACCTGGTCCAGTTGCGCCGCGCCGGCGCCGGCAGCGCCCTGATCGACCCGATCCGCTGCCCCGACCTGTCCGGGCTCGACACGGCCCTGGCCGACGCCGAGGTGGTGCTCCACGCCGCCTCCCAGGACCTGCCGTGCCTGGCCGAGCTGGGCTTCCACCCCCGGCGACTGTTCGACACCGAGCTGGCCGGCCGGCTGCTCGGCTACGAACGGGTCGGCCTCGGGATGATGGTGGAGAACGTCCTCGGGCTCAAGCTGGAGAAGGGTCACTCGGCCGCGGACTGGTCCACCCGCCCGCTGCCCGAAGACTGGCTGCGCTACGCCGCGCTGGACGTCGAGGTCCTGATCGAGCTGCGCGACATCCTCCACGAGGAGCTGAGGGCCACCGGCAAACTCGGCTGGGCACAGGAGGAGTTCGCCGCGGTGCTGGCCTACCGGTCGCCGGGGCCGCGCTCCGACCCGTGGCGGCGCACCTCCGGCATCCACAAGGTCCGCTCGCTGCGCGGGCTGGCGGTGGTCCGGGAGCTGTGGACGCTCCGCGACGAGCTCGCCCGCAGTTCCGACGTCGCCCCCGGCCGGGTGCTGCCCGACTCGGCGATCGTCGCCGCCGCCCTGGAGCTGCCCCGCACCACCAAGGCTCTCACCGACATCGCCCCCTTCACCGGCCGCAGCGCCCGGCGGCACCTGCGCGACTGGCTGGCCGCGATCGGCGCCGCGCGCTCGCTGCCCGACTCCGAGCTGCCGCAGCCCAGCGCGCAGGGCGACGGGCCCCCGCCCGCCAACCGGTGGATGGACCGCGACCCGGTCGCCGCCCGGCGGCTGGCCGCCGCCCGGGCCGTGGTGGCCGCGCTCGCCGACGAGCACCACATGCCGACGGAGAACCTGATCCAGCCGGACGCGATACGCCGTCTGACCTGGGAGCCCCCGGAGGTCGTCGACGACGGCACCGTGGCCGCCCGGCTGCGCGAGCTGGGTGCCCGCGAGTGGCAGATCGGCCTGACCGCGCATCCGATCGCCAAGGCCCTGCTCCGCCTGGAGACCAAGGGCGAGATCTGA
- a CDS encoding DUF3000 domain-containing protein, which produces MTHGDVPPVPAAFRRAVASMRPAEVRPEIELEDIPAPQRLAPHSAAIGASVYRDDDELAVGRLIVLFDPDGQRGWEGQFRLVAYVRADMEPEITEDPLLGPVAWSWLTESLDAHGAGYTAAGGTVTRAVSEGFGNKAEDPVTTELELRASWSPLQEDLSGHVAAWCDLMCLAAGMPLLPPDVAALPPRRREDPEPFRT; this is translated from the coding sequence ATGACCCACGGTGACGTTCCACCCGTGCCCGCCGCCTTCCGGCGCGCGGTGGCCAGCATGCGTCCCGCGGAGGTCAGGCCGGAGATCGAACTGGAGGACATCCCGGCCCCCCAGCGCCTGGCCCCCCACTCGGCCGCCATCGGCGCGTCGGTCTACCGCGACGACGACGAACTCGCGGTCGGCCGCCTCATCGTGCTCTTCGACCCGGACGGCCAGCGCGGCTGGGAGGGCCAGTTCCGCCTCGTCGCGTACGTCCGGGCCGACATGGAGCCGGAGATCACCGAAGACCCGCTGCTCGGCCCTGTCGCCTGGAGCTGGCTCACCGAGTCGCTCGACGCGCACGGCGCCGGCTACACCGCCGCCGGAGGCACCGTCACCAGAGCGGTCTCCGAGGGCTTCGGCAACAAGGCCGAAGACCCGGTGACCACCGAGCTGGAACTGCGCGCCTCCTGGTCTCCGCTACAGGAAGACCTCTCCGGCCACGTCGCCGCCTGGTGCGATCTGATGTGCCTTGCCGCGGGCATGCCACTTCTGCCACCCGACGTGGCGGCACTGCCGCCGCGCCGTCGCGAGGATCCGGAGCCCTTCAGAACGTGA
- the hemE gene encoding uroporphyrinogen decarboxylase: MTPELADSPFLRACRGRPVPHTPVWFMRQAGRSLPEYRAVRGGVPMLTACATPDLIVEITMQPVRRYGVDAAIFFSDIVVPLRAIGVDLDIKPGVGPVVAAPIRDVAGVGALRPLEPDDVSYVTEAVRALTGELGATPLIGFAGAPFTLASYLIEGGPSKNHDHTKAMMYGEPGLWHALMDRLTEITLGFLRVQLAAGASAVQLFDSWVGAVSPEDYREFVLPYTSRIFAGLADLNAPRIHFGVGTGELLGLLGEAGADVVGVDWRVPLDEAARRVGPGKALQGNLDPAVLLAPWEVVERRAADILARGAKAEGHVFNLGHGVLPATDPDQLARLTDFVHEASAR, translated from the coding sequence GTGACTCCCGAGCTTGCCGACTCCCCGTTCCTGCGTGCCTGCCGCGGCCGGCCCGTCCCCCACACGCCGGTGTGGTTCATGCGCCAGGCGGGCAGGTCGCTGCCCGAGTACCGGGCCGTGCGCGGCGGGGTGCCGATGCTCACCGCGTGCGCCACCCCCGACCTGATCGTGGAGATCACGATGCAGCCGGTCCGCCGGTACGGCGTGGACGCGGCCATCTTCTTCAGCGACATCGTGGTCCCGCTCAGGGCGATCGGCGTCGACCTCGACATCAAGCCCGGCGTGGGCCCGGTGGTGGCCGCGCCGATCAGAGACGTCGCCGGGGTCGGTGCGCTGCGTCCGCTGGAGCCGGACGACGTCTCCTACGTCACCGAGGCGGTCCGGGCGCTGACCGGGGAGCTGGGGGCGACCCCCCTGATCGGCTTCGCGGGGGCGCCGTTCACCCTGGCGTCGTACCTCATCGAGGGCGGCCCCTCCAAGAACCACGACCACACCAAGGCCATGATGTACGGCGAGCCCGGCCTGTGGCACGCCCTCATGGACCGGCTCACCGAGATCACCCTGGGTTTCCTGCGGGTCCAGCTCGCCGCCGGGGCCTCGGCCGTGCAGCTCTTCGACTCCTGGGTGGGCGCCGTCTCGCCCGAGGACTACCGGGAGTTCGTCCTGCCCTACACCAGCCGGATCTTCGCCGGTCTGGCGGACCTGAACGCCCCGCGCATCCACTTCGGCGTCGGCACCGGCGAACTGCTCGGCCTGCTCGGCGAGGCGGGCGCCGACGTGGTCGGCGTCGACTGGCGGGTCCCGCTCGACGAGGCGGCCCGCCGGGTCGGCCCCGGCAAGGCGCTGCAGGGCAACCTCGACCCGGCGGTGCTGCTCGCACCCTGGGAGGTCGTCGAGCGCCGCGCCGCCGACATCCTCGCCCGCGGCGCGAAGGCCGAGGGGCATGTGTTCAACCTCGGCCACGGTGTGCTGCCGGCCACCGACCCCGACCAGCTCGCCCGCCTCACCGACTTCGTCCACGAGGCCTCCGCCCGCTGA
- a CDS encoding DUF4349 domain-containing protein, with protein sequence MSRFRYGPRLAATLVGLTLAVSACGGGSSGESASYSGGAPAPAADRQAPRLAEPSAAPVTAPGSDGVPEAGSGGAGQVKVVPQDRSIIYTAEMTVRARDVDAAAARARQLVTAAGGHLASENSDASSDGEGYATLVFKIPPGDYPGVLDRLGRDLGTRESLRQNTEDVTEEVADVESRLKSARAALDSLRALLKRTGTISEVLKVEREIADRESELESLQARQKSLASRTSMATLTLNLVGPTAKVEKEDDGPPGFLAGVRAGWEGFLDAVAFGLTVAGLLVPWLIVVVPAWLLLVVLLRRRRRRAAARRAHSEGFLPAGPPREPSGVEPVTGRPAEGTEGTEGTEGTEDAKDTEGTEEDRSGGRSSTG encoded by the coding sequence ATGAGCAGATTCCGGTACGGTCCGCGCCTCGCGGCCACCCTGGTGGGCCTGACGCTGGCGGTGTCCGCGTGCGGGGGCGGGAGCAGCGGCGAGTCCGCCTCGTACTCGGGCGGAGCCCCGGCGCCCGCCGCCGACAGGCAGGCGCCGCGGCTGGCGGAGCCCTCCGCGGCGCCTGTCACGGCGCCCGGGTCGGACGGCGTCCCCGAGGCCGGTTCGGGCGGCGCCGGGCAGGTGAAGGTGGTCCCGCAGGACCGCTCGATCATCTACACCGCGGAGATGACGGTCCGGGCCCGGGACGTCGACGCGGCGGCGGCCCGGGCCCGGCAGCTCGTCACCGCCGCGGGCGGCCACCTGGCCTCGGAGAACTCGGACGCGTCCTCCGACGGCGAGGGGTACGCGACGCTGGTCTTCAAGATCCCTCCCGGTGACTACCCCGGCGTGCTGGACCGCCTGGGCAGGGATCTCGGCACGCGCGAGTCGCTGCGGCAGAACACCGAGGACGTCACCGAGGAGGTCGCCGACGTCGAGAGCCGCCTGAAGTCCGCCAGGGCCGCGCTGGACTCGCTACGGGCACTGCTGAAGAGGACCGGCACGATCAGCGAGGTCCTCAAGGTCGAACGGGAGATCGCCGACCGCGAGAGCGAGCTGGAGTCGTTGCAGGCCAGGCAGAAGAGCCTCGCCTCGCGCACGAGCATGGCGACGCTGACCCTGAACCTGGTGGGCCCAACGGCCAAGGTCGAGAAGGAGGACGACGGGCCGCCCGGATTCCTCGCCGGCGTGCGCGCGGGCTGGGAGGGTTTCCTCGACGCGGTGGCCTTCGGCCTGACGGTCGCGGGCCTGCTGGTGCCGTGGCTGATCGTGGTCGTCCCGGCCTGGTTGCTGCTGGTCGTCCTGCTGCGCCGCCGCAGGAGGAGGGCCGCCGCGCGCCGGGCCCACTCCGAGGGCTTCCTCCCGGCCGGGCCGCCGCGTGAGCCTTCCGGGGTGGAGCCCGTCACGGGGCGTCCCGCGGAGGGCACAGAGGGCACGGAGGGCACAGAAGGCACGGAGGACGCGAAGGACACGGAGGGCACGGAGGAGGATCGCTCCGGAGGGCGGTCCTCCACCGGCTGA
- the hemG gene encoding protoporphyrinogen oxidase, with product MEGKRSHVVVVGGGIAGLAAAWYLRQGGERVRVTVLDGAPRIGGKLHATEVAGVPVDAGAEAMLARRPEGRELARMAGLGDDLRDPGTTRAAILSRGALRPLPQGQVMGVPSDLAALARSGILSPGGLARVPLDQILPATLIRGDVSVAAYIRARMGGEVVDRLVEPLLGGVYAGVVERLSLDATMPRIAIAARSERSLLGAARRMAAEAPKDAGPVFATLRRGMGSLPEAVAAASGAEIRTGVTVRELHRTEGGWRLVTGPVPAPEVVEADAVVVAVPAPAAGRLLAGEVPQAAAELARIEYASMAVVTLAYPREAFPRPPDGSGYLVPAVDGRPIKAVTFSSVKWPHLAEAGPELVVLRCSIGRLGEEAVLQRDDAELVALAMAEMVEVMGVRGLPRDSRVTRWGGSLPQYEVGHLNRVARIRAAIASQPSLALCGAAYDGVGIPACISTARTAATRILDHLDPDGEWQSKADSLTKG from the coding sequence ATGGAAGGAAAACGATCACATGTGGTGGTCGTCGGGGGAGGCATCGCCGGACTGGCGGCCGCGTGGTATCTGCGGCAGGGCGGCGAGCGCGTCCGGGTGACCGTTCTCGACGGCGCCCCCCGGATCGGCGGCAAGCTCCACGCCACCGAGGTGGCGGGCGTCCCGGTCGACGCGGGGGCCGAGGCGATGCTCGCCCGGCGCCCCGAGGGCAGGGAACTGGCCCGGATGGCGGGTCTCGGCGACGATCTGCGCGACCCCGGCACCACCCGGGCGGCCATCCTGTCCAGAGGCGCGCTGCGGCCCCTGCCGCAGGGGCAGGTGATGGGCGTGCCGTCCGATCTCGCCGCGCTGGCCAGGTCGGGCATCCTCAGTCCGGGCGGCCTGGCCCGCGTGCCGCTCGACCAGATCCTGCCGGCCACCCTCATCAGGGGTGACGTCTCGGTGGCCGCGTACATCCGCGCGAGGATGGGCGGCGAGGTGGTCGACCGCCTCGTCGAGCCGCTGCTCGGCGGCGTCTACGCGGGCGTGGTGGAGCGGCTCTCGCTGGACGCGACCATGCCGAGGATCGCCATCGCGGCCAGGTCGGAGCGGTCGCTGCTCGGCGCGGCCCGGCGGATGGCGGCCGAGGCGCCCAAGGACGCCGGACCCGTCTTCGCCACGCTCCGGCGCGGCATGGGCAGCCTGCCCGAGGCGGTGGCCGCCGCCTCCGGCGCGGAGATCAGAACCGGGGTCACGGTCAGGGAACTGCACCGGACCGAGGGCGGCTGGCGGCTGGTGACCGGGCCGGTGCCCGCGCCGGAGGTCGTCGAGGCCGACGCGGTCGTCGTCGCCGTTCCCGCGCCCGCGGCCGGCCGCCTGCTCGCCGGCGAGGTGCCCCAGGCCGCCGCCGAGCTGGCCCGGATCGAGTACGCGAGCATGGCCGTCGTCACCCTCGCCTACCCCCGTGAGGCGTTCCCCCGCCCGCCGGACGGCAGCGGTTACCTGGTCCCCGCCGTAGACGGACGACCGATCAAGGCCGTCACGTTCAGCTCGGTCAAGTGGCCGCACCTGGCCGAGGCCGGCCCGGAACTGGTCGTGCTGCGCTGCTCGATCGGCCGCCTCGGTGAGGAGGCCGTGCTCCAGCGCGACGACGCCGAGCTGGTCGCCCTGGCGATGGCCGAGATGGTCGAGGTCATGGGCGTGCGCGGGCTGCCCCGGGACTCCCGGGTGACCCGCTGGGGCGGCTCCCTGCCGCAGTACGAGGTGGGCCACCTCAACCGGGTCGCCCGCATCCGCGCGGCGATCGCCTCCCAGCCCAGCCTGGCGCTGTGCGGAGCCGCCTACGACGGGGTCGGCATTCCCGCCTGCATCTCCACCGCCCGCACCGCGGCGACCCGGATCCTGGACCACCTGGACCCCGATGGAGAATGGCAGAGTAAAGCCGACTCGCTGACAAAGGGGTGA